The Pseudofrankia inefficax genome window below encodes:
- the rnpA gene encoding ribonuclease P protein component, with amino-acid sequence MLPARSRVASRAEHAQVGRGGRRFSCHPLVVHALRTDDSGPARAGFVVSRKVGAAVTRNQVRRRLREQTRSRLASVPAGTLLVIRALPAAAEASSAELGLALDRGFAAVRSARARSSPDRADPGRSHRSRR; translated from the coding sequence ATGCTCCCCGCCCGTTCCCGGGTCGCGTCCCGGGCGGAGCATGCCCAGGTCGGGCGCGGCGGCCGTCGGTTCAGCTGCCATCCACTGGTTGTCCACGCTCTGCGCACCGACGACTCCGGCCCGGCCAGGGCCGGTTTCGTGGTGAGCCGCAAGGTCGGCGCCGCCGTGACCCGCAACCAGGTCCGCCGCCGGCTGCGCGAGCAGACCAGATCCCGGCTGGCCTCGGTGCCGGCGGGGACCCTGCTTGTCATCCGGGCGCTGCCCGCCGCGGCGGAGGCCAGCTCGGCCGAGCTCGGCCTCGCTCTCGACCGGGGTTTCGCCGCGGTGCGGTCGGCCCGGGCGCGGTCCAGTCCGGACCGCGCCGACCCGGGCCGCTCGCATCGGAGCCGGCGATGA